One window of Nymphaea colorata isolate Beijing-Zhang1983 chromosome 1, ASM883128v2, whole genome shotgun sequence genomic DNA carries:
- the LOC116245962 gene encoding uncharacterized protein LOC116245962 isoform X1, giving the protein MAAVELLSAEYLIILLFPSLAWILVTDKLSATSFPLSPKKLFLFLHCFLFQGLMDSTGVHIKHSSVLTENSPFRTSSSGESGTAKRPNSNVDRSNSSDEITALDVATSKKARIGATNLSDSKRSVEKPAVMNASAEGENGDIGISVVNKPDISSLDYPSCGSEDDNGSTDDSCIDDIFFKESVRKKLQFLSYMVGMDCSNPVEVLSEVVRVLKELNGGWWCNSHAELK; this is encoded by the exons ATGGCTGCTGTTGAGTTGTTGTCTGCTGAATATCtaatcattcttcttttcccATCCCTCGCGTGGATCCTAGTAACAGACAAGCTTTCTGCAACTTCATTTCCCTTAtccccaaaaaaattgtttctttttctccattgctttcttttccaG GGTTTGATGGATTCTACCGGCGTTCACATCAAACATAGCTCTGTGCTTACGGAGAACAGCCCATTTCGAACATCGAGTTCAGGGGAATCCGGCACGGCAAAACGACCAAACTCCAATGTCGACCGGAGCAATAGTTCTGACGAGATCACGGCTTTGGATGTTGCTACATCTAAGAAAGCTAGAATTGGTGCAACAAACTTGTCTGATTCCAAACGGTCCGTTGAAAAGCCAGCGGTTATGAACGCATCGGCGGAGGGGGAAAATGGAGACATTGGCATATCTGTTGTCAACAAGCCCGATATTTCCAGTTTGGACTACCCGAGTTGCGGCTCAGAAGACGATAATGGCAGTACAGATGATAGCTGCATAGATGATATATTCTTTAAAGAGAGTGTGAGGAAAAAACTGCAGTTTTTGAGCTATATGGTTGGGATGGATTGCAGCAACCCAGTTGAGGTATTATCTGAAGTTGTGAGAGTCTTGAAGGAATTGAATGGAGGTTGGTGGTGCAACTCTCATGCAGAGCTGAAGTga
- the LOC116245962 gene encoding uncharacterized protein LOC116245962 isoform X2 — protein sequence MCLCKGLMDSTGVHIKHSSVLTENSPFRTSSSGESGTAKRPNSNVDRSNSSDEITALDVATSKKARIGATNLSDSKRSVEKPAVMNASAEGENGDIGISVVNKPDISSLDYPSCGSEDDNGSTDDSCIDDIFFKESVRKKLQFLSYMVGMDCSNPVEVLSEVVRVLKELNGGWWCNSHAELK from the exons ATGTGCCTTTGTAAG GGTTTGATGGATTCTACCGGCGTTCACATCAAACATAGCTCTGTGCTTACGGAGAACAGCCCATTTCGAACATCGAGTTCAGGGGAATCCGGCACGGCAAAACGACCAAACTCCAATGTCGACCGGAGCAATAGTTCTGACGAGATCACGGCTTTGGATGTTGCTACATCTAAGAAAGCTAGAATTGGTGCAACAAACTTGTCTGATTCCAAACGGTCCGTTGAAAAGCCAGCGGTTATGAACGCATCGGCGGAGGGGGAAAATGGAGACATTGGCATATCTGTTGTCAACAAGCCCGATATTTCCAGTTTGGACTACCCGAGTTGCGGCTCAGAAGACGATAATGGCAGTACAGATGATAGCTGCATAGATGATATATTCTTTAAAGAGAGTGTGAGGAAAAAACTGCAGTTTTTGAGCTATATGGTTGGGATGGATTGCAGCAACCCAGTTGAGGTATTATCTGAAGTTGTGAGAGTCTTGAAGGAATTGAATGGAGGTTGGTGGTGCAACTCTCATGCAGAGCTGAAGTga